The DNA segment AACCTCCACCTAATTCATCAGAAAGTTTTGCTGCTCTTTCAAGAAGTCTTGAGTGTAGATAGAATACGTCTCCAGGATATGCCTCTCTTCCAGGTGGTCTTTTTAATAGAAGGGACATTTCTCTATAGGCAACAGCATGTTTTGTAAGGTCATCATATACTATTAATACATGTTCCCCTTTGTCCATAAAATATTCTCCCATAGCAACTCCTGCATATGGTGCCATATATTGTAATGGTGCTGCTTCAGAAGCTGTAGCTGCTACTATTGTAGTATATTCCATAGCTCCTAAATCTTCTAATTTTTTATAAATTTGAGCTACTGTAGATCTTTTTTGTCCAATAGCTACATAGATACATTTTACTCCTGTACCTTTTTGGTTAATGATAGCGTCAACTGCAACAGCAGTTTTTCCTGTTTGTCTATCTCCAATTATAAGTTCTCTTTGTCCTCTACCAATAGGAACCATTCCGTCAATTGATTTTATTCCTGTTTGTAGTGGTTCAAATACTGGTTTTCTTGATATTATTCCTGATGCTTTTCTTTCAAGTTCCATGTATTTAACAGGAGTGATTTCTCCTTTTCCGTCAATAGGTTCTCCTAAAGCGTTAACTACTCTTCCTAAAAATTCTTCACCAGCTGGTATTGAAACTATTCTACCAGTTGATTTTACTTCGTCTCCCTCTCTGATTTGAGAGAAATCTCCGAATATAATAACCCCTACGTTATTTTCTTCTAGGTTAAGTACCATTCCCATTATTTTGTTAGGGAATTCTAGTAACTCTCCAGCTTTTGCATCGCTAAGTCCATAAACTCTGGCAATACCGTCTCCTACTTCCAATACAGATCCTGAAGTTTTAATATCAAGGCTTTTTTTATAGTTTTCTATTTCAGTTTTTATAATATTACTAACCTCTTCTGGTCTGATTCTCACCTAATACACCTCCAATATGTGTATGTTAATTTTGTTTAGCCAATGTTGATAGTTGAGTTTTAATAGTTCCATCTATTATTTTATCTCCTATTTTTAGGATTCCTCCACCTATTATTGACTTATCTACATTTACTTTAATATTTACTTTTTTCTTTGTACTCTTTTCCAAATTAGCTACAAGTTTAGCTTTTTGAGCTTCAGTAAGTTCCATAGCAAAAGTAGCTTCTACATCTAAAATTTGATTTTTTGCATAATATATTTTTAGATATTCTGCCACAATCTCTCTTATATCAGAAACTCTTCCCTTATCTAATAGATAAAATAATATGTTTTTTACCTCTTGAGATTCATCAACAAAAATTTTATCTAAAAAGCTCTTTTTCTCTTCCAATGAGATTAATGGGTGGTCTATAAGATTTTTAAACTCTTTATCTTTTAGATACATTTCCATTAAACTGTTAAGTGCTTCGTATATCTCTTGTAAATTATTATTAGATTCTCCTACAGAAAAGATAGCTTCTGCATATCTTCTTCCGACTTTATTGTCTGCCATTATAGTTCTCCCATTTCATCTATAAAGTTATCTACAAGAGCACTTCCTTTTTTAGAATCTAATTTTTCGTTTATGATTTTTTCAGCAAGTTGGATAGCAAGTTTTTGCATTTCTTCTTTTACTTCTTTTCTTGCTCTTTCTTTCATTTTTACAACTTCTATTTCAGCACTTTTAAGCATTTTATCTCTTTGGAATGTAGCACTTTTTATTATTTCTTCTCTTCTTTCATCTGCTTTTTTCTCAGCATTTGTAATTATTTCATGAGCTTCATCTTTAGCTTCTCTTAATATTATTTTAGCCTTTTCTATTTCAGAATTAGCTATTTCTCTATCTTTTTTAGCTTCCTCTAAATCTCCTGATATTTGTTCTCTTCTCTCTTTTAAGATTTTAGCTAATGGTTTTTTAAAGAATTTATTAAACACAACTACTAAAATAAAGAAGTTTATTATTTGCCAAAACATATTGATATCAATTGAAATAGCGGGCATTGTTTGTGCTGCCAAAATGCTCCCTCCTTTCCATTTTTAAAATATCAATTCATTAGTTTGCTAACATTGATATAAATGGATTTGCATATAGTAATATCATTGCAACAACTAGAGAGTAAATACCTGTTGACTCAGATATCGCTTGTCCTAAAATCATTGTAGAAATTATATCTCCTTTAGCTTCTGGTTGTCTTGCTACAGCTTCTACTGCTTTACCAGCTGCATAACCTTCTCCAATCCCTGGTCCTAATCCAGCTATCATTGCACATCCTGCACCTACTGCTGACGCTGCTAAAACTACTGTTTTTGCTAATAACATATCCATATTGTTTTACCTCCTAAAATTTTTATTTTTTATATTAATTATTTACCAACTCATTAGGCTCAGAATCACCTAATGCTCCTTGTATATGTACAAGGGCTAGCATTGTAAATACAAAACTTTGTACCGCTCCACTGAATAAGTCAAAATATAAATGAAGTGGTGCTGGTATTACTGCTGGAACAGCTTTATATAAAAGTCCTAATATAACCATTCCTGCGAACATATTTCCAAACAATCTGAAAGACATATTTACTGGTTTAGCTAACTCTCCAATTATATTAAGTGGTAATAATATTGGTACTGGTTCTGTAAAACCTTTAAAATATCCTAACACACCTATCCTTGATATATTAGTTCCAACAAATACTATTGTTGTCAATAAAGCTAATCCAACTGTAGTATTCAAATCTGCTGTTGGAGCTCTAAAAGCTGGAGCTAATACCATTCCTGTGGCATCTTTTGAAAGCCAAGGTATTGGGAAAAACGTTAGAATATTTCCTGTAAATATGAACAGACACAAACAAGAAATAAAACTGAAGTATTTCTTTTTCCATTTACCTATCATCTGATTTATAATTCCGTCTAAGAAATTATATAATGACTCAAGTAAGATTTGTAATTTAGATTCTGGAACTAGCTTCATATTTCTTGTTCCCATCTTAAATAATAAGAATAGGACAAATATACAGAACCAACTTCCTACTACTGTCATTGTAACAGGTAAACCCACTCTTCCATTTCCCATTGCTACCCCTAGAGGTAATTTTTCAAGAAACTCTGGAAGTGGAATGAAAAAAGCTATCTTTGGTCCTTCCACTAGAGGTGGAGTAATAAATGTTACGCTCATAAGAATCTCCTCTCTTTTTTATTTTAAGTACTTATCTTTCCATTTTAAAAGATTTTTATATAAAACCACTAGTAATATATTAAATTTTACATTTAACAAACCTATGGCAGTACCTAACATCATTGCTAAGTCAAAGAAATATGATGCTCCTGCTAAAACCAAAAGATATATAGCATATCTTTTTAGATATCCCAAAACTCCTGATTTAAAATTCGCTCCCTTGATTATACTTGTTTTTACATCTATGTATATCATATAAAAACAAAGGATAGAAACTAAAGAACCCCCAAACATTCCTATATATACTTCTCTACTTCTAATTAAAACTCCATAAATAAGAATTACTAAAGAAGTGATAGTTGAATTTTTTATAATTTTTTTTACCTCTTCCATAATTCTCCTTATTTTTTCATTATCATTCTATAAACGTTATAAAACCCACTTGCTACCCCTAAAAATAAAAAAATTATGAATAGCAACTGGCTTTTAAACAAAAATTTTTCTATTAATTTATAAATTCCTAAAGATACCAATATATTTCCCATTATTGTAAAACCTAAAGTTCCCAATAAGGCAAAATATTTAAAAAAATCTTTATTAAACTTTAACATTTTTATCACTTTTTTATTTATTTTTTAAAATATAAAAATATCTTTTCCCTGCCAAATCTTGATTTTCTTCACATTTCTCCAAAGAAAGACCTGAATTTTTTACACAGTCTTCAATCTCTTTGTAAGTAAATATTCTTTTTTCATAAAACTCATTTAGTCTATCATAAGTTCCATTTTTATTTTTTATAAAATATGAAGCCTCTATCTGATCTAAGTTTTCCTCTTCGTCATAAAAATGCTCCCATATCATTGCAAAATCTTTTCTTGAATCTGCATAAATATCATTTGGAAACATCTTTTCCATAAACTCTCTATCCACTACATCAAAAATATAGATACCATTTTCATTTAAAGAATTTTTTACACTATTAAACAAATCATTTAAATCTTCTAATGAAGTAAGATGATTTACTGTATCGAAAAATGAATAGATTACATCATATTTTTCATTTGTGTCAAACTCTCTCATATCTCCAAGAAATAGAGGAACATTTTTTCCTTTTAGTTTTATCTTAGCTTTTTTTAACATTCCCTCTGAAAGATCTAACCCAGAACATTGATATTTTTCACTAAGTCTTACTAAAGTCTCTCCTGTTCCACAACCTAAATCTAAAATTTTATTTCCTGATTGATTATAATCCTTAATATAACTTTCTAATAAAGAAACCCATTCATTATAATCACAAATTTCCATAAATTTATCATAAACTTTCGAAAAATTTTTATACATAAATATCCTCTATTTTTTATATCTTTTTTATATTATAATAATTTATTTTTTATATGATTAGGTAAAACTTAACATTCCACCTACAATATACCCATTATCTCACAAAATTTTTTATATAGCAAGTTAAATTAAATCTTTTAATTTTTTTATATTAAATTTTTCTTCCTGAAATATCAAATTTTAACCACACTTTTTTATGTAACATATTATCTTTCCACAGTTTCTTTGTCATCAGGTATATCCATTTTGAAATTTTTATAATCCATTGAGTGAGCGTAATTTTTCCCCCATTCTATCAAAGAGGTCAGAATCGGAATTAAACTTTTTCCACATTCGGTTAAAGAATATTCTACCTTTGGTGGTACGACTGGATAAACTTTTCTTGTTATAAGCATATCATTTTCTAATTCTCTCAACTGTCTTGTTAACATTCTTTCATTTATACTAGGAATAAATCTTTTTAAATCGCTGTGTCTTGCTACTCCATTATGATTTATGTAATATAAAATTATTGGTTTCCACTTTCCACCCATTATATCAAGTGTCATTTCAAAATAGCAGTTATATTGTTTTTTTAAATCCATATTCTCCCCTCCTCATATATTATTATAAAAAAAATTTTATTTTTTCTAATATAATATATTTTATAACTTACTGATAAAAAAGTAAATATGGACAAAAAAGACTGTACTTTACTTTAAATGATAATTATTTTATAATTGAAATATACACAATTTTTAAAAAAATAAAATTAAAAATTTTAAAATAAAGATATCTTTTCATTGTTATAATTTAAGGAGGGATAGTTATGAAAAAAGTTTTAATTGTTGGTGGAGTTGCTGGTGGAGCTTCTACTGCCACTAGACTTAGAAGATTAAATGAAGATTTAGAAATAATTTTATTTGAAAAAGGACAACACGTTTCTTTTGCCAATTGTGGTTTACCATATCATATTGGTGGAGTAATTGAAAATAGAGAAAGTTTATTAGTTCAAACTCCTGAAAGTTTAAAAGAAAGATTTAATCTTGATATAAGAGTTAATAGTGAGGTTATCTCAGTAAATTCTCAAGAAAAATCTGTAATGGTTAAAACTAAAAATGGAGAAGAGTACAAAGAATCTTTTGATTATCTTGTATTAGCTCCTGGAGCAAAACCTTTAGTTCCTCCTATTGATGGAATTGGCGGAAAAAATATCTATACTCTTAGAAATGTAACTGACCTTGATAAAATTATGGAAAAAATAAAATCTGTTAAAGAGGCTATTGTTATTGGTGGAGGATTTATCGGAGTAGAAGTTGCTGAAAATCTACAAGAGATAGGTATCACAACAACTCTTATAGAGGCTGCTCCTAATATATTAGCTCCTTTCGACAGCGAGATGTCAAATATTTTAGAGGCTCAGCTTGCAAACAACGGAATTAATCTACTAACAAATAATAAAGTTATAAAATTCCAAAATGAAGATGAAGAAGTTTTAGTTTCTCTTGAAAATGGAAATGTTATTAAAGGAGATATCGTAATTTTAGCTATTGGTGTTTCTCCTGATACAAAGTTTTTAAATAATTCTGGAATAAATCTTGGAGAGAGAGGTCATATATTAGTAAATGAGCATCTTGAAACTAACATAAAAGATATTTACGCCCTTGGAGATGCTATCCTTGTAAAACATTTTGTAACTGGTCAAGATGTGGCTATCGCCCTTGCTGGTCCTGCTAATAGACAAGGAAGAATTGTAGCTGGAAATATTTCTGGAAAAGATGAGATTTATAAAGGAAGTTTTGGAACTTCTATAATAAAAGTTTTTAATCTTACTGGAGGAGCTACTGGATTAAATGAAAGAAGTTTAAAATCTCTTGGTAAAAACTTTGAAAAAATCTATCTTCACCCTAATGACCACGCTGGATATTATCCAGGAGCTACACCTATCTCTATAAAACTTTTATATGAAAAAGAAACTAAAAAAGTTTTGGGAGCTCAAGCTGTTGGACTTAATGGTGTTGATAAATTTATAGATGTTATTGCAACGGTTCTTAAATTTAGAGGAACTATTGATGATTTGTCTGAACTTGATTTAGCTTATTCTCCACCTTATTCTTCTGCAAAATCTCCTGCAAATATGAGTGGATTTATTGGTCAAAATATAGAAGATGGTTTAATAGAGCAATCATATGTTGAAGATCTTGAAAATTTCGACAGAGAAAAACAAATAATTTTAGATGTAAGAGAAGAGCTTGAACTTATTGGCGGAAAATTTGAAAATTCTATAAATATTCCTCTTAGCCAATTAAGAAAAAGATTTTCTGAACTTCCAAAGGATAAAGAAATTTTAACTTATTGTGCTGTTGGGCTTAGAGGGTATATTGCTAGTAGATTTTTAATATCTAAAGGGTACAAAGTAAAAAATATTGCTGGTGGATTTAAAAGCAAATTATCTGAAATAAAAGTTTCAAAAAAAGAAATAAATAATGAAATAAAAAATGATAATAATACTCCCATTGATGAAAAAGATTATCTAAATCTTTCTGGACTTTCTTGCCCAGGACCACTTGTAAAAATAAAAAATAAAATCGACGAACTTAACCAAGACGATATTTTAAAAGTAAAAGTTACTGATCCAGGATTTTATAACGATATTCAAAGTTGGGCTAAGGTTACAAAAAATAGATTGGTTGAACTTAAAAAACAAGATAAAACAATCTATGCTACTTTACAAAAAGGTTTGGGAAATGAAATAAATTCTAATAACAAAGAAAATAAAATTATTGAAACTAATGATGCTATGACTATTGTAGTTTTTAGTGGAGAGCTAGACAAAGCTATCGCGGCATTTATTATTGCAAATGGAGCTTTAGCAATGGGAAAAAAAGTAACAATGTTCTTTACTTTCTGGGGATTATCAATCCTTAGAAAAAAATCTCTACCAAATAAATCAAGCTTAGAAAAAATGTTTGATATGATGCTTCCAAAAAATAGCAAAGGTTTACCTCTATCAAAAATGAACTTCTTCGGAATGGGATCTAAAATGATCAGAGATATAATGAATAGGAAAAATATTATGTCTCTTGAAGAACTTATGAAAAAAAGTATAGAAGATGGAGCTAACTTAGTGGCTTGTACTATGTCAATGGACGTTATGGGAATAAAAGAGGAAGAATTAGTTGATGGAATCTCTTTTGGTGGCGTAGGACAATATCTTGGTGAAGCTGACAAATCAAATAATAATCTGTTCATTTAACTTATCATAGTTTTTCTCAAAAATACTGGTATTTATTTTGCCAGTATTTTTTTATTTTTGTTGACAAATAAAAAAAATAGGAATATAATTATATTGTGCATATGCACAATATAAAAAAGGAGGAGATTTATGCCTAGATGTAAAAAAGTAAGATGTTGTAGAACTCTTAATGGTGAATATATTTTTAAACCAAATGGTATTCCTCTTTCTGAAACTGAAATAATTGAAATAGAGATTGATGAGCTTGAGGCTTTGAGACTCTGTGATTATGAAGGAAAAAATCAAATTGAAACTGCTGAGATTATGAAAGTTTCTAGGGGAACTATCCAAAGACTTTTAAATAGTGGAAGAAAAAAAATCTTAGAGGGACTTTTATACCAACAATCAATTAAACTAAAAAATACACATTTAGAATATACAAAAGAAAATATAGGAGATGATACTATGAGTAATGAAATTTTAAGAGTTGGATTTCCAACAAATGATGAAATAACTGTTGAGGAACATTTTGGACATTGTGCAAAATTTGCTGTATTCTCTATTGAAGACGGAAAAATTGTAAAAAAAGAAATACTTGTTGCACCTGAACACGCACCTGGAGTTTTCCCTAAATTTATCGCTGCTAATAATATAAATGTAGTTATAACAGGTGGAATGGGACAAAGAGCAATCGACCTTATAAAAGCTAACGGTGGAGAAGTTATACTTGGAGCTTGTGGAAATATTGAGGACGTTTTAAAAGTATATCTTGAAGGAGAACTTTACTCTAAAGGATCAGCTTGTACTCATCATCACCACGACCACGAATAATAATTTTTATAGCTACTGCTACAATTTTTGCAGTAGCTTTTTTATAAGGAGGAAAAATGAAACTTGCAATAGCACTTAAAGAAAATGATTACAATTCATTTGTTGATGAAAGATTTGGTAGAACACCTTTTTTTATTATTATTGATAGTGATACAAAGGAATTTGAAATAATAGAAAATGAGGCAAAAGATGAGGCAACAGATGCTGGATTAAAAGCTGTAAAAAATCTTTTAAAGTATGAAATAGATACGATAATAGCTAGAGAAATTGGACCAAAAGCTGGAGAGTTAATCTACGATTTAGAAATTCCTACTTTCAAATTTAAAGATTTAGAAAAAGTTGATGAAATAGTTAAGGCTTTCAACGAAAATACTCTAGAAAAATATGACCTTTCTTCAAAACCAATGGGGCTTAGAAAAGCTTAGGAGAGTGATTTTTTGAAACTTGCAATTTTAAGTGGTAAAGGTGGTACAGGTAAAACAACCGTAAGTTCAAACCTTGCCTATATTACAAAAAATCTTTTAATTGATACAGATATTGAAGAGCCTAACTCACATATATTTTTAAAACCAAAAGATATCGAAACTACTCCTTGCTTTACTCATTACCCAATAGTTGACGCTGAAAAATGTAATTTATGTGGAAAATGTGGGGATTTTTGTAGATTTAATGCTATTATTCCTAGTAGAAAAAAAGTTTTAGTTTTTGAAGAAAGTTGCCACGACTGTGGAGGTTGCGAAATTATTTGCGACTTCAAAGCTATCACTTATGAAAAAAGAGAGATTGGAAATATTTTCTCAGGAAAAACTTTTTTTAATTCTCCAATGAAATATGGAAAACTGAATATAGGTGAGATGTCTGGAGTAAAAATCATAAAAGATATTTATTCTAAAACTAAAGAATCTGATTTTATAATCGACTGCCCACCAGGGACATCTTGTACAACTGTGGCTTCTGTTGAAGTAGCTGATTTTGCAGTTATTGTTACTGAGCCATCTCCTTTTGGTCTTAGTGATATGAAACTTGTAGTGGAACTTTTAAAAGATTTAAAAATACCTTTTGGAATAATAATAAATAAATCTTTGGGAGATGATAGAGAAATTTTAAATTTTGCATTAGAAAATAAAATATCTATTCTTGGAAAAATCCCATTTGATAAAGATATTGCAAAAAATTATGCAAAGGGAGAGGTTTTATCTCATATAAGTCCAAAATATAAAGAGATTTTTGAAAATATCTTAAATGAGGTGAAGAAATATGAAATTTAATGAAATAGTTGTAATTTCTGGTAAAGGTGGTACTGGTAAAACCACTGTAACTGCTTCCCTTATTCCGTATTTTGATAATCTTATAATAGGAGATTGTGATGTTGATGCTCCCAACCTAAAAATACTACTTTCTCCAAAGGATCTAGAAAAAAAAGAGTTCTTTGGAATGAAAAAATTTGTAAGGGATATGTCTCTTTGTAAAGAGTGTGGAAAATGTTTTAAAGTTTGTAAATTTTCTGCCATTGATAATCCTACAAAATGTGAGGGTTGCGGAGTTTGTCAGATTGTTTGTCCATTTGGTGCTATAAAAGAGATAGACAATAAAGCTGGAAATCTTTTTATATCTGATACTTCCTATGGAGAGATGGTTCACGCCTCTCTTATTCCGGGAGAAGAAAATTCTGGAAAACTTGTGGCAGAGGTTAGAAAAACTACAAAATCCATAGCTGAAAGAGAAAATAAGCAAAATATTATTTTAGATGGGGCTCCGGGGATTGCTTGTAATGTTATAAGCTCTTTAACAGGTGTTAAAAAAGCTGTAGTAGTTGTAGAGCCTACACTTTCTGGACTTCACGATTTAGAGAGAGTTTTGGATTTAATAAAAAGATTTAGAATAGAGCCTTTTTTTATAATCAATAAATATGATTTATCTTTGGAGATTTCTGAGAAGTTAGAAAAATTCCTAAATAAAAAAAATTATAAAATCTCTGTAAAAATTCCTTTTAATAAAGAGATTTTTGATAGTATAAACCAAAAACAAATTCCTTCAAAATATATTCCAAAATTTTTTGAGGAAATTGACTTTGATAAATTAGCTGAAGATTTAAAAAAATAGCAGGATTGTTAGTCCTGCTATTTTTATATTATGCTAATTCAGCTTTTACTACATCAGCTATCTCATTAGCTATTCTTTTTACCATTTCTCCATCTTTTCCCTCAACCATTACTCTTACTATTGGCTCAGTTCCAGATGTTCTAACTAAAACTCTTCCTTGACTTGCCATCTCTTTTTCTTTTTCAAGAATTACAGCTTCTATTTTTTTATTAGAGCTCCATGAATTTTTAGCGCTATTATCTTTCGCTCTTACATTTATTAATACTTGTGGCCAATCTTTTATTTTTTCAACCACTTCAGCTAAAGATTTTCCAGAATCTCTTAATGTTTCAACTAATTTTAATGAAGTTTGAATTCCATCTCCAGTAGTTCCATAGTCTAGCATTATAATATGTCCTGATTGTTCTCCACCAAGATTTAGACCTTGAAGTTTCATTTTTTCAAGAACATATCTATCTCCAACATTTGCTCTTACTAAAACTATTCCATTTTCATTTAGGAAAGATTCAAGACCCATATTACTCATAACAGTTGTTACTACTCTATTTCCATTTAAAAGATTTTTCTTTTTCATTTCAACAGCAAGAGTAGCTATAACTTTATCTCCGTCTACTATATTTCCATTTTTATCAACAGCAATTAATCTGTCAGCATCTCCATCATAAGCAAGTCCTAAATCAGCCTCGTATCCAACAACAACTTTTGATAAAATTTCTGGGTGAGTAGAACCACATTTTACATTTATATTTGTTCCATTAGGAGCGTCATTTATAACTACAATTTCAGCTCCAAGTGATAAAAATACATCTTTTGCAGCTCTATAAGCTGAACCATTAGCTGCGTCTAATATGATTTTCATTCCTGAGAAATCACCTCTAACAATTGATTTTAAGTGATCTCTATATAGGAAATAATCATCTTGAGCATATTTGAATTTTCCTAATTCATCTCCAGCTATTGGATTTTTAGTTATTTCTTCTAAAGAATCCATATATCCTTCTAATTCTTCTTCTATTTCATCAGGAAGTTTGCAACCATCTTTTCCAAAAATTTTGATTCCATTGTCTTTTGCAGGATTGTGTGATGCAGATATCATTATTCCAGCTTCAGCTTCTTTTACTTGAGTGATATATGCAACTCCCGGTGTAGGAATTACACCAACGAAATCAATATTTATTCCCATTGAGTTTAATCCTGCTGTAAGAGCTGATCTTAACATATAACCAGATATTCTTGTGTCAGATCCCATTATAACTTTTATTTTTTTCTTATCAGGATTATTTTTCTTTAAATAATATCCCAAAGCATATCCAAGTCTCATTGCTAGATCTGCCGATAATTCTCTATTTGCCTCTCCTCTAATTCCATCTGTTCCAAAGTATTTTCTCATAATTTTTTACTCCTTCTCAATAATAATTTTTCTCCTATTATTCCGGTTATCAATCCAGATATACACCCTAGTATCAAAAATCCAAAGATGAAGAACATTATATATTTAGAATTGATATTTATATTTCTAAAAAGTAGAAAATATACAACCAATAGCTGAATAATATTGTGAGTCAACGCCGAAAGCATACTTATTGACACCAGTGTTAATTTATTTCTAAAATGATATAAAAATATCATTATTGAAAGACTACCCATTCCAGATACAAAACTTATAATAAATCCAGGGGTAAATAAAGTTCCCAGCATAAGTCCCTGAATTAATATTCTAAGTACAACAACTTCAACAGCCATTTGTTTACCAAATTTTTCCAGAGCTATTATTCCACCTATATTGGCAAGTCCTACTTTTAACCAAGGAAATGGTTTTGGTATCAATGTTTCAGCCAAAGAAAGATAAAGTGATAATAATATAAGTAAAATTAAATATTTCTCATATCTTTTTTTGTCCTTTACTGTATCCATCTATAACCCTCTTTATTTTTGCCACATCATTAAAATAGCACTTTCCCCAGTATCACTATAATAATTTTTTCTTTTTCCAACAACTGCAAAAGAATTTTTTTCATAAAATTTTATGGCACTCATATTATTTTCCCTTACTTCTAAAAAAATATCACGGTCTTTTCTTTTTACCTCATCTATCAGTAAACTAGCAATTCCCCTTTGTCTTACCTCTGGTAAAACTCCAATCTTCATAATTTCCAAAGAATCACTATTATCAAATAAAATAATATATCCTACCATTTTATCTTCTTCATCTTTTGCTGAGAAAAAACTATAAAGCTCTTTCTTCTGGTTCATTTCACAAAGTTCCTTGTAAGAATATCCACTAAACTTAAAGATCTCTTTTTCAAGTTTTGCAATATCCTCCATATTAGTTTCATTACAAATCTTATACATTTCTCTCTTACCCTATATTTATTTTTTATTAGTTCGTTAAAACCAACATTTTATTTATGATATTATAATATCATATTTTACCAAATCTTTAAATAATATTTTATTTTCTTATTTTAATAATTTTATTTTGTTAATAGGCCAAAATCTTACAAAAGCTTTTCCTCTTATTCTATCCTCTTTTACAAATCCCCACATTCTTGAATCATAACTTCCATTTGTATTATCTCCAAGAGCTAGATAATAATCATCTTCCAATGTAGTTTCAATAGTTTTTCCGTCCATAAGATCTTTTATAACTTTTTTATCGTGAACCAAATCAAGTATCATTCCTGTTCTTTCGCCATTTACATAAAATTCAAGACTTGGAATAGCCTCTTTTATCTCTCCTGGATTTTGAAGAAGTATATCTTGGATTCTTCCAACATTTATATTTCTTCTCATATATTCTTCTGTATAATTTCCTCCAGGTATAATAGTCACTTTGTCACCTTTTTTAGGAACAATCCAAGTATTATTTCCTAAATCTCCAAGTGGGGAATAATTTCTACTTTCTATTTTATTATTGTTTATATACAAATAATTATCTTTTATACAAACATTTTCTCCAGGAAGTCCCATTATTCTTTTTGTATAAAGAACTTTATTTTGAATAGGCTCTTTAAATACAACTATCTCTTCTCTTTTTGGAGCTCTAAATTTATATGAAACCATATTTCCAAAAAGTCTATCTTTTGGCATAATAGTTGGTTCCATTGAACCTGTTGGCACCATAAAATTTCCTAAATAAAATCTTTGAATAATAAGAACCAATACTATTGCTGTAATAATAGATTCAATTCCATTCAAAACAGATGCTATATTTTTTCTCTTTTTCTCCTCTACAATTCCCAACGAATCACAGATATTTTCAGAAAAATTTTCTATCATACTTTTT comes from the Fusobacterium perfoetens genome and includes:
- a CDS encoding P-loop NTPase, which translates into the protein MKLAILSGKGGTGKTTVSSNLAYITKNLLIDTDIEEPNSHIFLKPKDIETTPCFTHYPIVDAEKCNLCGKCGDFCRFNAIIPSRKKVLVFEESCHDCGGCEIICDFKAITYEKREIGNIFSGKTFFNSPMKYGKLNIGEMSGVKIIKDIYSKTKESDFIIDCPPGTSCTTVASVEVADFAVIVTEPSPFGLSDMKLVVELLKDLKIPFGIIINKSLGDDREILNFALENKISILGKIPFDKDIAKNYAKGEVLSHISPKYKEIFENILNEVKKYEI
- a CDS encoding NifB/NifX family molybdenum-iron cluster-binding protein; this translates as MKLAIALKENDYNSFVDERFGRTPFFIIIDSDTKEFEIIENEAKDEATDAGLKAVKNLLKYEIDTIIAREIGPKAGELIYDLEIPTFKFKDLEKVDEIVKAFNENTLEKYDLSSKPMGLRKA
- a CDS encoding ATP-binding protein, coding for MKFNEIVVISGKGGTGKTTVTASLIPYFDNLIIGDCDVDAPNLKILLSPKDLEKKEFFGMKKFVRDMSLCKECGKCFKVCKFSAIDNPTKCEGCGVCQIVCPFGAIKEIDNKAGNLFISDTSYGEMVHASLIPGEENSGKLVAEVRKTTKSIAERENKQNIILDGAPGIACNVISSLTGVKKAVVVVEPTLSGLHDLERVLDLIKRFRIEPFFIINKYDLSLEISEKLEKFLNKKNYKISVKIPFNKEIFDSINQKQIPSKYIPKFFEEIDFDKLAEDLKK
- a CDS encoding NifB/NifX family molybdenum-iron cluster-binding protein; this encodes MPRCKKVRCCRTLNGEYIFKPNGIPLSETEIIEIEIDELEALRLCDYEGKNQIETAEIMKVSRGTIQRLLNSGRKKILEGLLYQQSIKLKNTHLEYTKENIGDDTMSNEILRVGFPTNDEITVEEHFGHCAKFAVFSIEDGKIVKKEILVAPEHAPGVFPKFIAANNINVVITGGMGQRAIDLIKANGGEVILGACGNIEDVLKVYLEGELYSKGSACTHHHHDHE
- a CDS encoding FAD-dependent oxidoreductase, translated to MKKVLIVGGVAGGASTATRLRRLNEDLEIILFEKGQHVSFANCGLPYHIGGVIENRESLLVQTPESLKERFNLDIRVNSEVISVNSQEKSVMVKTKNGEEYKESFDYLVLAPGAKPLVPPIDGIGGKNIYTLRNVTDLDKIMEKIKSVKEAIVIGGGFIGVEVAENLQEIGITTTLIEAAPNILAPFDSEMSNILEAQLANNGINLLTNNKVIKFQNEDEEVLVSLENGNVIKGDIVILAIGVSPDTKFLNNSGINLGERGHILVNEHLETNIKDIYALGDAILVKHFVTGQDVAIALAGPANRQGRIVAGNISGKDEIYKGSFGTSIIKVFNLTGGATGLNERSLKSLGKNFEKIYLHPNDHAGYYPGATPISIKLLYEKETKKVLGAQAVGLNGVDKFIDVIATVLKFRGTIDDLSELDLAYSPPYSSAKSPANMSGFIGQNIEDGLIEQSYVEDLENFDREKQIILDVREELELIGGKFENSINIPLSQLRKRFSELPKDKEILTYCAVGLRGYIASRFLISKGYKVKNIAGGFKSKLSEIKVSKKEINNEIKNDNNTPIDEKDYLNLSGLSCPGPLVKIKNKIDELNQDDILKVKVTDPGFYNDIQSWAKVTKNRLVELKKQDKTIYATLQKGLGNEINSNNKENKIIETNDAMTIVVFSGELDKAIAAFIIANGALAMGKKVTMFFTFWGLSILRKKSLPNKSSLEKMFDMMLPKNSKGLPLSKMNFFGMGSKMIRDIMNRKNIMSLEELMKKSIEDGANLVACTMSMDVMGIKEEELVDGISFGGVGQYLGEADKSNNNLFI
- a CDS encoding winged helix-turn-helix transcriptional regulator, which codes for MDLKKQYNCYFEMTLDIMGGKWKPIILYYINHNGVARHSDLKRFIPSINERMLTRQLRELENDMLITRKVYPVVPPKVEYSLTECGKSLIPILTSLIEWGKNYAHSMDYKNFKMDIPDDKETVER